The DNA sequence caaaaatatatataattaaacttcaaatttacaatttatcttttttactaACATGATCATTCCAAGATATTTAATGGAGAAAAGATTCAAATATACTAAAACCTTATCAATTATAACGTACTTaattaacaataacaaaataaagacaaaaatgcacaagaaaaatcaaacaaagtgtaaaaaaaaaatataaggaatTAGCAAGAAATTAAGGAATGGGTGTACAATATCCATCTCCTAAATCGAAAGCAATAACTGTGCTTAATGTAAGACCTAACTAATAGTTAATGTGTTAATCATGGCATATTCGGCATGCATGTCACAATGCATGTCTCAGTCATGTGAATTCAAAGACCTCTCCACAAATTaacaatcaaataattaaaaagtaataataaaggAAGAAGAATCCAAGCAATGATACGTGGCAAACATACCTCAAGATAATCCTTGTGCAAACGATTGGGGAACCATAGTTTTTTGTGAGCAGCGATGGACAAGAGTGCTTTCAAACCCTTAACAGAAGTAGGCAACAAGAGCTCGGAGGAAGAAGAGACCCCAAGCTCCTGCAGGGAGGAGGCGCTGAGGGACTCCGACATGGCCAAAATGGAGCCGGAGATGACTAACCCTTGAACCATCTCAGGGTACATCTCGGCCATCTTAAACGCCACCATCCCCCCATAACTAAACCCTACCACCACGCACTCCTCCACCCCGAGCTTCCTCAATGCCGCCACCAAACACTCCGCTTGGAGCCTCGGCGACCGCTCGGCCTTATCGGTCGTCGACCCTCCAAAGAACAGAAGATCAGGAACATAAACAGCGTACTTTTTTGTAAGTGCGCCTACTTGGAACTGCCACGTCACGATCCCCTCGGCCGCGAAGCCGTGCACCAGAATCACCGCGGGCTTGCTGGGCTTCGCCCTGATTCTGGGCTTCTCGTCCTTTTTCTTAGGCTTTGTTATGGTCTCCGAAGGGACCCAGAAGCTCATGGTAGTCCCGGGCTCTATCTCCACCGTGTAGGGCCTGATCCCCGCCATCTTCATAAGCCCATGTAGCAATGGTCTCTGTGCTACCACTAGGTTCACCATGGTCTCTACTCTCTCTATGTGTGATTACTTCACGAGAATTGGAAGAGGGTTTTATTATATATACCAGGAGGGTTAACTTGGATTAGTGAGGTTTGGTGTTAGGTTGTTATCAATTGCCATACAAATAGGAAACCTATTTATGGAAGACAAATTTCAATACACTGCCGCAAGTGGCTGGCAGCTAATTGTCGCTCGCCAatgcatagtttttttttttttttaatgctaaGTAGTATGAGTATTGATaaaggaatttaaaaatattattaagatataaaaaattgtgttatttatgttttttttcttttatgattttttatttattttcttattttaatttctttaatataagTAGAATCAATGAATACAAATCTCTCTATCAGACCTCACTAATGGATAAGTTGGTTGAGTGGAATAGAATAAAatgggagaaaaaaattatcataattacaatttctttatttttttttttgcaaaggacAAAAAATGTTGCTGTAACAATGGTACGCTATGATCCCACACTTAATTGTGGCAGTTAATTGTCGCTCACTAACTGCTTTTTTTGTACGGTCTACCACGGCATCGTGTTCACATTAATG is a window from the Glycine max cultivar Williams 82 chromosome 2, Glycine_max_v4.0, whole genome shotgun sequence genome containing:
- the LOC100816070 gene encoding epoxide hydrolase 4; this encodes MVNLVVAQRPLLHGLMKMAGIRPYTVEIEPGTTMSFWVPSETITKPKKKDEKPRIRAKPSKPAVILVHGFAAEGIVTWQFQVGALTKKYAVYVPDLLFFGGSTTDKAERSPRLQAECLVAALRKLGVEECVVVGFSYGGMVAFKMAEMYPEMVQGLVISGSILAMSESLSASSLQELGVSSSSELLLPTSVKGLKALLSIAAHKKLWFPNRLHKDYLEVMFTNRKERSELLEGLVITNRDVTIPNFPQRIHLLWGENDRIFKLELAQSMKEQLGNGATFEGIKKAGHLVHLERPCVYNRCLKHIIASFLDSNEPKK